The Abyssicoccus albus genome includes a region encoding these proteins:
- a CDS encoding LutB/LldF family L-lactate oxidation iron-sulfur protein: MAMNIGNETFKQKASSEMKDDFMRGAVSSAQDRLRNRKLSIQAEIGDEEAWRNHAEEIRRHTLENIDYYLNMLSENVEKQGGHVFFAKTPEEANEYVRNVVKKKDAKYIAKAKSMVTEEIGLNDALEEMGCEVVETDLGEYILQLDDHNPPSHIVVPALHKDKEGIQKVFKEKLGYDGSSDPEELGLYARKKLREEFLKAEVGITGCNFAVAESGSYTLVTNEGNARMVTTLPKTQVAVMGMERIVPSHEELDILVSMLTRSAVGQKLTSYVTTLTGTKREGEIDGPEEFHLVIVDNGRSKILGTQFQSILHCIRCAACINVCPVYRQTGGHSYGSIYPGPVGAVLSPLLGGYDRYKELPYASTLCAACTEACPVKIPLHEHLLEHRRVIVEEKNMAPIGEKLSMKAFGVGSSTPVLYKYGTQSMNTMLSPFSNDEDYIEEGPSLLKLWTNSRDFPLPDSKKESFRTWMKEREGR; the protein is encoded by the coding sequence ATGGCAATGAATATAGGGAACGAAACGTTCAAACAAAAAGCAAGTTCTGAAATGAAAGATGATTTTATGAGAGGTGCTGTATCTAGCGCCCAAGATAGATTGCGTAATCGTAAATTATCGATTCAAGCAGAGATTGGTGATGAAGAAGCGTGGCGTAATCACGCCGAAGAAATTCGCCGTCATACATTAGAAAACATTGATTATTACTTAAATATGTTGAGTGAGAACGTTGAAAAACAAGGCGGTCACGTATTCTTTGCGAAGACACCTGAAGAAGCGAACGAATACGTTCGTAATGTTGTAAAGAAGAAAGATGCTAAATATATCGCTAAAGCTAAATCAATGGTCACTGAAGAAATTGGATTAAATGATGCATTAGAAGAAATGGGCTGTGAAGTTGTTGAAACAGATCTTGGTGAGTACATTTTACAATTAGATGACCATAATCCACCATCTCATATCGTTGTACCGGCACTACATAAAGATAAAGAAGGAATTCAGAAAGTTTTCAAAGAAAAGCTCGGTTATGATGGATCAAGTGATCCAGAAGAGTTAGGTCTTTACGCGCGTAAAAAATTACGTGAAGAATTCTTGAAGGCAGAAGTAGGGATTACAGGGTGTAACTTTGCCGTTGCAGAGAGTGGAAGTTATACACTCGTAACGAATGAAGGTAATGCACGTATGGTGACGACATTACCGAAAACACAAGTGGCTGTCATGGGGATGGAGCGTATTGTACCATCTCACGAAGAACTTGATATTCTTGTCAGTATGTTAACGAGAAGTGCTGTTGGCCAGAAATTAACAAGTTATGTCACGACTTTAACTGGAACGAAGCGCGAAGGTGAAATTGATGGGCCTGAAGAGTTCCACCTAGTCATTGTAGATAATGGACGTTCAAAAATTCTAGGGACACAATTCCAATCGATTTTACACTGTATCCGTTGTGCAGCATGTATTAATGTTTGCCCAGTATATCGTCAAACAGGTGGACATTCATACGGTTCAATCTATCCAGGTCCAGTTGGTGCCGTCCTTTCACCATTACTTGGCGGATATGATCGATATAAAGAATTACCATATGCATCGACATTGTGTGCGGCGTGTACAGAAGCATGCCCAGTTAAAATACCATTACACGAACATTTATTAGAACATCGTCGTGTCATCGTTGAAGAGAAGAATATGGCACCAATCGGTGAGAAGTTATCGATGAAAGCATTCGGTGTCGGAAGCTCTACACCGGTATTATATAAATACGGAACGCAATCGATGAACACGATGTTAAGTCCATTCTCTAATGATGAGGATTATATCGAAGAAGGCCCAAGTTTATTGAAATTATGGACAAACTCAAGGGACTTCCCATTACCAGATTCTAAGAAAGAATCATTTAGAACTTGGATGAAAGAAAGAGAGGGACGCTAA
- a CDS encoding (Fe-S)-binding protein: MKVSLFSTCLVDVLDKEVGVSTVELLERLGCEVEYNESQICCGQPAYNSGYFEEAKKGARHMIEVFKDSDYVVAPSGSCITMFKHYPMLFQDELIWKDRAQELSDKSYEISQFIVHVLETKDVGAELNGKAVIHPSCHNTRLLNNSMPPEALLSNVKGLELLDLPGDYNCCGFGGTFAVKMSEVSGEMVDEKAQSIIDTGADYLIGGDVSCLMNIEGRLRRLGSDIEVLHIAEVLNRAIKEVQ, from the coding sequence ATGAAAGTTAGTCTATTTAGTACATGCTTAGTGGACGTTTTGGATAAAGAGGTCGGTGTATCAACGGTTGAACTTCTAGAACGATTAGGTTGTGAAGTTGAATATAATGAATCACAAATCTGTTGTGGTCAACCGGCATATAACTCAGGATATTTCGAAGAAGCAAAAAAAGGTGCCCGCCATATGATTGAAGTATTCAAAGATAGTGACTACGTTGTAGCACCGTCGGGTAGTTGTATTACGATGTTTAAGCATTACCCTATGTTATTTCAAGATGAATTGATTTGGAAAGATCGTGCGCAGGAATTAAGTGATAAGTCATATGAAATCAGTCAATTTATTGTTCATGTACTAGAAACAAAAGACGTTGGTGCTGAGCTAAATGGTAAAGCAGTAATACACCCGTCATGTCATAATACACGTCTATTAAATAACTCAATGCCACCAGAAGCACTATTATCTAACGTTAAAGGATTAGAGCTTCTCGACTTACCTGGCGACTATAATTGCTGTGGATTCGGTGGAACATTCGCAGTGAAGATGAGCGAAGTATCTGGTGAAATGGTTGATGAAAAAGCGCAATCGATTATTGATACTGGTGCGGACTACTTAATCGGTGGAGATGTAAGTTGCTTAATGAATATCGAAGGTCGACTTAGAAGACTCGGTTCAGATATCGAAGTATTACATATAGCTGAAGTACTGAACAGAGCAATTAAGGAGGTTCAATAA
- a CDS encoding DUF523 domain-containing protein, with protein MILISACLIGERVRYDGGHKLNQKFKDLVNNGVAKPVCPEILGGLPTPREPAEIIGGNGDDVWANNAKVISCSGEDVTSYFKEGALKTLDICKSEKCGLIVLKQDSPSCGSSTIYSGNFNGEKKEGFGVTTSLLRSHGIEVIDEVEFEKRL; from the coding sequence ATGATTTTAATAAGTGCATGTTTAATTGGAGAGCGTGTAAGGTATGATGGTGGCCATAAGTTGAATCAAAAATTTAAAGATCTTGTGAATAACGGTGTTGCCAAACCGGTTTGCCCTGAAATTTTAGGAGGATTACCCACACCACGTGAACCAGCAGAAATCATCGGAGGAAATGGTGATGATGTGTGGGCTAATAATGCGAAAGTCATATCATGTAGTGGGGAAGATGTGACGTCATATTTTAAAGAAGGTGCACTTAAAACGTTAGATATTTGTAAGTCTGAGAAATGCGGCTTAATCGTGTTGAAACAAGATAGTCCATCATGTGGTTCAAGTACTATTTATTCCGGGAATTTTAATGGTGAAAAGAAAGAAGGTTTTGGTGTTACAACTTCATTATTGCGTTCACATGGTATAGAGGTGATCGATGAAGTTGAATTTGAAAAAAGATTATAG
- a CDS encoding NUDIX hydrolase — protein sequence MIDFHCACLVHIVEGRLLLVKVRENEKYYLPGGKIERGEAHEATLIRELKEELKIEVDLDSLDYIGKVVGPAYPDTTKTVALECYRIKGQLPNVEPNMEITDVKYLDMSQTDLMAPAVIRMVEDMGMNCK from the coding sequence ATGATAGATTTTCATTGTGCATGTTTAGTGCATATCGTTGAAGGAAGGTTATTGCTCGTTAAAGTGCGAGAAAATGAGAAGTATTATTTGCCAGGTGGAAAGATTGAACGTGGTGAAGCACATGAAGCCACATTGATTAGAGAACTAAAAGAAGAGTTGAAGATTGAAGTTGATTTGGATTCACTCGATTATATCGGAAAAGTTGTTGGACCCGCCTACCCAGATACGACTAAGACCGTTGCCCTTGAGTGTTACCGTATCAAAGGCCAACTGCCTAACGTCGAGCCGAATATGGAAATTACAGATGTGAAATATTTAGATATGAGTCAAACAGACCTCATGGCACCCGCAGTGATTCGTATGGTTGAAGATATGGGAATGAACTGTAAATGA
- a CDS encoding acyltransferase family protein, producing MERTKYFPGIDGLRGIAVIAIILYHLNPKWLPGGFLGVDTFFIISGYIITVILLREYNKDERIDLVNFYQRRIRRLIPALLWMIMIVLMYSMLFERQIVHQLKHDVIAAIFYVSNWFYIYDGLDYFQSLEVRPLQHLWSLAIEEQFYILFPVVLLWSMKRFEKMRIVQVVFGISLLSLLLMMILFDPAEGSARVYFGTDTRLQSMLLGVMFAFIWNPDRMKESIPSSTRHVVDVIGVVSLIVLLLSFYLLSDTSEVLFYGGLYGLGIVTLLIIGSVVVPGTWMASVVGHRSLVTVGQYSYSLYLWHYPAIVFMSMHYVKGQLPWFVYIGAFIVTVAMAMISYHLIEEPFRKYGLKGLLVRIDTYKWTLLSMVITLLSSIGMWLFIDTTPKPVEKPKSTTHNLESYNQKKPSLDKLHEYEVFMLGDSVMVDIEDDLRKYFPHAYIDGEIGRNIYKAIPLIEEYQQFNTNDSVVVLELGTNGDFEQRHMEQMVNGFIDAKVILITTRVPKAYEKNVNELMKEAASRHDHITIVDWYKISDGHPEYFAPDGIHLQPVGAEVLSRAIKEEIAKRISE from the coding sequence ATGGAAAGAACAAAATATTTCCCGGGAATTGATGGGCTTCGGGGGATTGCGGTGATTGCGATTATTTTGTATCACTTAAATCCGAAGTGGTTACCGGGTGGTTTTTTAGGGGTAGATACGTTTTTTATTATCTCTGGATATATTATTACAGTGATTTTACTAAGAGAATATAATAAAGATGAACGTATTGATTTAGTGAACTTTTATCAACGAAGGATTCGACGGTTAATTCCAGCGTTGCTCTGGATGATTATGATTGTTTTAATGTATAGTATGCTGTTCGAACGACAGATTGTTCATCAGTTGAAACACGATGTTATTGCAGCAATATTTTACGTCTCGAATTGGTTTTATATTTATGATGGGTTGGACTATTTTCAATCTCTTGAAGTTAGACCACTCCAACATTTATGGTCGCTTGCGATTGAAGAGCAGTTCTATATTTTATTCCCAGTAGTATTATTGTGGTCAATGAAGCGGTTTGAAAAGATGAGAATTGTTCAAGTTGTATTCGGTATATCTTTACTCTCATTACTGTTAATGATGATTCTATTTGACCCAGCTGAAGGCAGTGCTCGCGTATATTTCGGAACAGATACAAGACTTCAATCGATGTTGTTAGGTGTCATGTTTGCATTCATTTGGAATCCAGATCGAATGAAAGAGAGTATTCCGAGTTCTACACGTCATGTCGTTGATGTCATTGGTGTAGTGAGCTTGATTGTTTTATTGTTGAGTTTTTACCTATTATCCGATACGAGTGAAGTGTTGTTTTACGGAGGCTTATATGGGTTAGGAATTGTGACGTTGCTAATCATCGGTTCAGTCGTTGTACCGGGAACATGGATGGCAAGTGTTGTCGGTCATCGGTCGCTTGTAACCGTCGGCCAATATTCGTATAGTTTATATTTATGGCATTATCCAGCGATTGTCTTCATGTCAATGCATTATGTGAAAGGTCAACTACCATGGTTCGTCTATATTGGTGCGTTCATCGTAACGGTTGCTATGGCGATGATCAGTTATCACCTCATTGAAGAACCATTCCGTAAATATGGATTGAAAGGATTGCTTGTTCGAATTGACACGTATAAATGGACGTTACTATCAATGGTGATCACATTGTTGTCATCAATCGGTATGTGGTTATTCATTGATACAACACCTAAGCCTGTTGAGAAACCGAAGTCTACAACACATAACTTAGAGTCGTATAATCAAAAGAAGCCATCATTAGATAAATTACATGAGTATGAAGTGTTTATGCTCGGGGATTCTGTCATGGTCGATATCGAAGATGATTTACGCAAATATTTTCCACACGCATATATTGACGGTGAAATTGGTCGAAATATTTATAAAGCCATTCCGCTCATAGAAGAGTATCAACAATTTAATACGAATGATAGTGTCGTTGTGTTAGAACTTGGTACGAACGGTGACTTTGAACAAAGACATATGGAACAGATGGTCAATGGATTTATTGATGCGAAAGTCATCTTAATTACGACGAGAGTCCCGAAAGCGTATGAGAAAAATGTCAATGAATTAATGAAAGAAGCAGCATCAAGGCATGATCATATTACGATTGTAGATTGGTATAAGATTTCTGACGGGCATCCAGAATATTTCGCACCAGATGGAATACACCTTCAACCAGTAGGTGCTGAAGTGTTAAGTCGAGCGATTAAGGAAGAAATTGCGAAGCGGATAAGTGAATAA
- a CDS encoding 5-methyltetrahydropteroyltriglutamate--homocysteine S-methyltransferase, translating into MSKSNQLPPFRADHVGSLLRPERIHHARRDFQNGEITADELYNIETEEISRVIDKQIEIGLKAVTDGEFRRRFWHTDFLELLDGVEGYVPDRGYQFVGIETEKYNVRNVGKIKFNPNHPHVRDFKVFDSLVDGRAVAKQTIPSPNQLFNAGIRDKSIYPDIEEYAKDVIKTYQDAVLAFYDAGCRYLQFDDVYIAGLSADDIPFNDTDYSHEELIDLALRVLNGVLSVKPKDLVITTHLCRGNYRSKYAFEASYERISHQLFANLKYDGFFLEYDDDRSGDFKPLEKIPNGGPRVVLGLFTSKFPELEDEALIKARIDEATQYVDRSQLCISPQCGFASTHHGNELTEEAQWDKLSYLIELGEKYLT; encoded by the coding sequence ATGTCAAAATCAAACCAGTTGCCTCCGTTTAGAGCAGATCATGTAGGGAGTTTACTTAGACCTGAAAGAATTCATCATGCGCGTCGTGATTTCCAAAATGGAGAAATTACGGCAGATGAGTTGTATAATATTGAAACAGAAGAGATATCAAGGGTCATTGATAAACAAATTGAAATTGGCTTGAAAGCAGTGACGGATGGTGAATTTCGTCGTCGTTTTTGGCATACTGATTTTTTGGAATTGTTGGATGGTGTTGAGGGGTATGTTCCTGATCGTGGTTACCAATTTGTTGGGATTGAGACCGAGAAGTATAATGTAAGAAATGTTGGCAAGATTAAATTTAACCCTAATCATCCTCATGTGAGAGACTTCAAAGTATTTGATTCATTAGTGGATGGTCGTGCGGTGGCGAAGCAAACGATTCCGAGCCCGAATCAATTGTTTAATGCGGGTATTCGAGACAAATCTATTTATCCAGATATTGAAGAGTATGCGAAAGATGTAATTAAAACATATCAAGACGCGGTGCTTGCGTTCTATGATGCGGGGTGTCGTTATTTACAGTTCGATGATGTCTATATCGCTGGGTTAAGTGCGGATGACATACCGTTCAATGATACTGATTATTCACATGAAGAATTAATTGATCTTGCACTTCGTGTACTGAATGGTGTATTATCCGTCAAACCAAAAGACTTAGTGATTACAACGCATTTATGTAGAGGTAATTATCGTTCTAAATATGCTTTTGAAGCGAGTTATGAACGAATTTCACATCAACTGTTTGCGAATTTGAAATATGATGGTTTCTTCTTAGAATATGATGATGATCGTTCAGGGGACTTTAAACCATTAGAGAAGATTCCAAATGGAGGACCTCGGGTTGTATTAGGATTGTTTACGTCTAAGTTTCCGGAGTTAGAGGATGAGGCACTGATCAAAGCGCGGATCGATGAAGCTACTCAATACGTAGATCGTAGTCAATTGTGTATCAGTCCACAATGTGGGTTTGCATCAACACATCATGGTAATGAATTGACTGAAGAAGCGCAATGGGATAAGTTAAGCTATCTTATTGAGCTAGGTGAAAAATATTTGACATAA
- the cas2 gene encoding CRISPR-associated endonuclease Cas2: protein MKPKFYSLILKSMSFMSYRFMRVLIMFDLPVETKAQVRTYTRFRKELIKEGFLMLQYSIYIKSCINKEAALGSVRSVNRFLPRDGHVRSLIITERQYENMMILVGEEDRNIEILGDNRTIMF, encoded by the coding sequence ATGAAACCAAAATTCTACTCCCTAATCTTGAAAAGTATGAGTTTTATGAGCTATAGATTTATGAGAGTACTAATAATGTTTGATTTGCCAGTAGAAACAAAAGCACAGGTTAGGACATATACAAGGTTTAGGAAAGAGTTAATTAAAGAAGGTTTCTTAATGTTACAGTATTCAATTTATATCAAATCATGCATTAATAAAGAAGCTGCATTGGGTAGTGTAAGAAGTGTAAATCGTTTTTTACCAAGAGATGGGCATGTGAGGTCATTAATTATTACTGAGAGACAATACGAAAACATGATGATATTAGTTGGTGAAGAAGACCGAAATATAGAAATTTTAGGAGATAACCGAACGATAATGTTTTAG
- the cas1 gene encoding type II CRISPR-associated endonuclease Cas1 — MAWRIVYVTEVESLSLNMNSLKVQKGDLDIKIPLPDIFAVVIEDLTVRVSIRLLTELSKYNILVVMCNQQHLPECYIQPVSGHYGQYSQMQNQLNWSQDMKNILWQKIIKRKIDNQAKVMEQQGVEYHRIEKMNKLSLIIDPEDSKNFEGQAARIYFNSFYDDFSRDNDELVENAAMNYGYSILNSAIARTIVAKGLIPALGIKHIGTRNHFNLASDFIEPFRPLVDLFILENPPGSFLTKEYRLQLINLMHARIQIDNKKQTVIRAIEIMIQSIIDYFQSSDETKILLPNLEKYEFYEL; from the coding sequence ATGGCTTGGAGAATTGTTTATGTGACGGAAGTTGAAAGCCTTAGCCTAAACATGAATAGTTTGAAAGTGCAAAAAGGGGATCTTGATATTAAGATCCCTTTACCAGATATATTCGCTGTTGTGATTGAAGATTTAACGGTCAGAGTATCAATAAGACTGCTCACAGAACTATCAAAATACAATATCTTGGTTGTAATGTGTAATCAACAACATTTACCAGAATGTTATATTCAACCAGTTTCAGGACATTATGGCCAATATAGTCAGATGCAAAATCAATTGAATTGGTCTCAGGATATGAAGAATATTTTGTGGCAAAAAATAATTAAACGTAAAATCGACAACCAAGCTAAAGTTATGGAACAACAAGGGGTTGAATATCATCGTATAGAAAAGATGAATAAGCTTAGCTTGATTATAGATCCGGAAGATTCGAAAAACTTTGAAGGACAAGCAGCCAGAATTTATTTCAATAGTTTTTATGATGATTTCTCAAGGGATAATGATGAGTTAGTTGAGAACGCAGCGATGAATTATGGATATTCTATTTTGAATTCTGCGATTGCCAGAACAATTGTTGCTAAAGGGTTAATACCTGCGCTTGGTATTAAACATATAGGAACTAGGAACCACTTTAATTTAGCCTCTGATTTCATTGAACCATTTAGGCCTTTAGTGGATTTATTCATATTAGAAAATCCACCAGGTTCATTCTTAACAAAGGAATATCGGCTTCAATTAATCAATTTAATGCATGCAAGAATACAAATAGATAACAAAAAGCAAACAGTTATTCGCGCGATTGAAATTATGATACAATCTATCATTGATTATTTTCAAAGTTCTGATGAAACCAAAATTCTACTCCCTAATCTTGAAAAGTATGAGTTTTATGAGCTATAG